Proteins encoded together in one Passer domesticus isolate bPasDom1 chromosome 6, bPasDom1.hap1, whole genome shotgun sequence window:
- the BRMS1L gene encoding breast cancer metastasis-suppressor 1-like protein, with protein sequence MPVHSREKKENNHDEMEVDYGENEGSSSEEEETESSSVSEEGDSSEMDDEDCERRRMECLDEMSNLEKQFTDLKDQLYKERLSQVDAKLQEVIAGKAPEYLEPLAALQENMQIRTKVAGIYRELCLESVKNKYECEIQASRQHCESEKLLLYDTVQSELEEKIRRLEEDRHSIDITSELWNDELQSRKKRKDPFSPDKKKPVVVSGPYIVYMLQDLDILEDWTTIRKAMATLGPHRVKPEPPVKLEKHLHSARSEEGRLYYDGEWYGRGQTICIDKKDECPTSAIITTINHDEVWFKRPDGSKSKLYISQLQKGKYSIKHNHN encoded by the exons ATGCCGGTCCATTCCCGGGAGAAGAAGGAGAATAATCACGATGAGATGGAGGTGGACTACGGAGAGAAcgagggcagcagctctgaggaggaggagaccgaGAGCTCGTCCGTCTCCGAGGAGGGGGACAGCTCAG aAATGGATGATGAAGACTGTGAAAGAAGAAGGATGGAATGTTTAGATGAAATGTCCAATCTTGAAAAGCAATTTACAGACCTTAAAGATCA ACTTTACAAAGAACGATTAAGCCAAGTGGATGCAAAGCTACAAGAGGTCATAGCTGGAAAAGCACCTGAATATTTAGAACCATTGGCAGCTTTACAAGAAAATATGCAAATCCGAACCAAGGTGGCAG GTATCTATAGAGAGCTGTGTCTGGAATCTGTGAAGAACAAATATGAATGTGAAATTCAAGCCTCTCGACAGCACTGTGAG AGTGAAAAGCTTCTCTTATATGATACTGTACAAAGTGAACTAGAAGAGAAGATTCGAAGACTTGAAGAAGACAGACATAGCATTGACATTACCTCAG AATTATGGAACGATGAGCTCCAGtccaggaagaaaaggaaggatCCATTTAGCCCAGATAAGAAGAAACCTGTTGTTGTATCAG GCCCTTATATAGTTTATATGTTACAAGACCTTGATATACTTGAAGACTGGACAACAATAAGGAAG GCAATGGCTACGCTGGGACCACACAGGGTAAAGCCAGAAC CACCTGTCAAATTAGAAAAGCATCTACATAGTGCTAGATCTGAAGAAGGAAGACTCTATTATGATGGCGAATGGTATGGACGAGGGCAGACGATATGCATTGATAAGAAAGATGAATGTCCTACAAG TGCCATAATTACAACAATTAACCATGATGAAGTTTGGTTTAAAAGACCGGATGGAAGCAAGTCTAAGCTGTATATTTCTCAGctacagaaaggaaaatattcaaTAAAGCATAACCACAACTGA